The Pseudoliparis swirei isolate HS2019 ecotype Mariana Trench chromosome 1, NWPU_hadal_v1, whole genome shotgun sequence genome has a window encoding:
- the calcr gene encoding LOW QUALITY PROTEIN: calcitonin gene-related peptide type 1 receptor (The sequence of the model RefSeq protein was modified relative to this genomic sequence to represent the inferred CDS: deleted 1 base in 1 codon) encodes MKLPGSCWILWILLVRTVVGGAESISDPSLRPGHSMTDGHGQMPSNDQYKCLELSHRDHQDNRTGTFCRRIWDGLLCWDETPAGTSVTQNCPNHPHLDPTQKATKYCEEDGEWFYHPESKMIWTNYTLCATTHEKRLRKLKMLEIEYTCLQKIIRDPPSNKSELHCSRSWDGWLCWDDTPAGTFTSQNCPDYLLDFEPTEKATKYCGEDGQWFHQPRSNTTWTNYTLCAVNTKERVKTATQLSGHTDVESAGEATVGPVVKTEQQEIERKKILDSQYKCFEKINRAAPYNKSGMHCSRNWDGWLCWDDTPAGTYTSQNCPNYFLDFDPTEKAAKYCGEDGQWFRHPDTNRTWSNYTLCNENTKAKLKSAYILFYMAIVGHALSIASLLISLAIFFSFRSLSCQRITLHKNLFCSYVLNSALTIIYLEAVVNNPKVVGRNPVGCKVLHFFHMYMLGCNYLWMLCEGIYLHTLIVVAVFAEEQRLHWYYLLGWGFPLVPASIHAVARKKYFDDNCWMSVETHLLYAVHGPIVAALLVNLFFLLNIIRVLVTKLRDTHRTQSNMYMKAVRATLILVPLLGIQFVIFPWRPENRLAGEVYEYIMHILMHYQGLLVATIFCFFNGEVQATLKRQWMQYKAQRGQRRKDHYSTSYTATSISEVPSFIYHPDCTSEHLNGRHAEDSAEPVALKAGETYA; translated from the exons ATGAAGTTACCAGGCTCATGTTGGATCCTTTGGATTCTCCTGGTg CGCACAGTGGTGGGAGGCGCAGAGTCAATCTCAGATCCATCACTCAGGCCTGGACATAGCATGACAGATGGACATGGCCAGATGCCGAGCAACGATCAATATAAATGTCTTGAGCTGTCCCACAGAGACCACCAAGATAACAGAACCG GCACCTTCTGTAGACGCATATGGGATGGCTTATTGTGCTGGGATGAGACACCAGCTGGGACATCTGTAACACAAAACTGTCCAAATCACCCTCACCTGGACCCGACTC AAAAGGCGACCAAGTACTGTGAAGAAGATGGTGAGTGGTTTTACCACCCAGAGTCTAAAATGATTTGGACCAACTATACTCTCTGCGCCACCACCCATGAGAAGAGACTGAGG AAACTGAAAATGCTTGAGATCGAATACACGTGCCTCCAAAAAATTATTCGAGACCCACCTTCTAACAAATCAG AGCTGCACTGCAGTCGTAGCTGGGATGGTTGGCTGTGCTGGGACGACACTCCAGCGGGAACCTTCACCTCCCAAAATTGTCCAGATTATCTTTTGGACTTTGAACCCACCG AAAAGGCCACTAAGTACTGTGGGGAAGACGGGCAGTGGTTTCACCAACCAAGGAGCAATACGACTTGGACTAATTATACACTCTGTGCTGTCAACACGAAGGAGAGGGTGAAG ACAGCCACGCAGCTCTCAGGACACACCGATGTAGAGTCCGCTGGCGAGGCCACAGTCGGCCCCGTGGTTAAAACTGAACAACAGGAaattgagagaaagaaaatccTTGACAGCCAGTACAAATGCTTCGAGAAAATTAACCGGGCTGCACCGTATAACAAATCAG GGATGCACTGCAGTCGTAACTGGGACGGCTGGCTGTGCTGGGACGACACTCCAGCGGGAACCTACACCTCTCAAAACTGCCCCAATTATTTTCTTGACTTTGACCCCACAG AAAAAGCTGCTAAGTACTGTGGAGAGGACGGGCAGTGGTTCCGTCACCCGGATACCAACAGGACTTGGTCCAACTACACACTCTGCAACGAAAACACGAAGGCAAAGTTGAAG tCAGCGTACATCCTGTTTTACATGGCAATTGTGGGTCACGCTTTATCCATAGCCTCCCTGTTAATCTCTCTggccatcttcttctccttcag GAGTCTGAGCTGCCAAAGGATCACCCTGCATAAGAACCTGTTCTGCTCCTATGTGCTCAATTCAGCACTCACCATCATCTACCTAGAAGCAGTGGTCAATAATCCTAAAGTGGTGGGCAGAAACCCG GTTGGCTGTAAGGTGTTGCACTTCTTCCACATGTACATGCTGGGCTGCAATTATTTATGGATGCTGTGTGAAGGCATCTACCTGCACACGCTCATCGTGGTGGCTGTGTTTGCAGAGGAGCAGCGTCTGCACTGGTACTACCTCCTGGGCTGGG GCTTTCCTCTCGTGCCTGCATCCATCCATGCCGTGGCAAGGAAAAAGTATTTTGATGACAA CTGTTGGATGAGTGTGGAAACCCATCTGCTCTACGCCGTCCATGGTCCCATAGTGGCAGCGCTTCTT GTGAACCTCTTCTTCTTACTAAATATTATTAGAGTTTTGGTGACCAagttgagagacacacaccggACACAGTCCAATATGTACATGAAGGCAGTGAGAGCCACCTTGATCCTGGTGCCCCTGCTGGGAATACAGTTTGTCATTTTCCCCTGGAGGCCAGAGAACCGTCTGGCTGGCGAGGTCTACGAGTACATTATGCACATCCTCATGCACTACCAG GGATTACTGGTGGCAACAATATTCTGCTTTTTCAACGGAGAG GTGCAAGCAACTCTAAAAAGACAGTGGATGCAGTACAAAGCCCAGCGGGGTCAGAGGCGAAAGGACCACTACTCCACGTCCTACACAGCCACCTCCATCTCCGAGGTGCCCTCCTTCATTTACCACCCTGACTGTACCAGCGAACACTTGAACGGCCGCCACGCTGAGGACTCAGCG GAACCGGTGGCACTAAAGGCAGGAGAGACGTACGCTTGA